The Bacteroidota bacterium genome segment GAGATGTATTCAATTTCAGGTGAACAGTCAAAAACGGCGGTGTTAATATCAATATTTTCCAGTGAAAACTTAGGCTGTTCGTCAAGCCGCCCCAGATAATTAATGGAAGTGTTTTTTACCGCAACATAAAGATAGGATACCGGCCTGGCTATAGAATTTAATTGACTTCGATTTTGCCAGACATGAGTAAAAACATCCAGGACGATCTCTTCTGCCAGACTGTCTGATTTGATAATACTGTTTGCAAAAGATAATAAACGGGTATAAAACAATTCAAACAGTTCCTGAAAGGCAGTCTGATCATCATCGGTAACAATCCGAGATAATATCTTCCTGATTTTTAACTCTTCCAAAACTTGTCTTGTTTAGTTAGAAAGCAGATTTACTTTATTCAGGCAGTAAAATACTAATAAACAAAATAATAAAAGTTTTGCCACATTTACTAATTATTATGAAAATTAAATAAATAAAGATTGTATTTTTTAAAATATGACGTCCTTAAAAAAATCATTTAAACATTATATTATTTTGTTTTAGTAACTTTGTCAGCATGACATAATAACCTGAATAACAATTTTATTTAATGAATTTTATCAATTAAAATATTCCTGATTTTTTTTGCAAATTATTATCTGTGCCAATGAAACGATTTATATTTCTGATATTCCTCCTTTTTCCCCTGTTGAATTTACAAGCCCAGACTGCCGGCGAAGTCCTTTTACTTCAGAATGTTCATTTATCTGAATTTCCCAATAAGGTTAAGGAGATTCAAAAAGTCGAAAGTTTTAATCCAATTGCAGGCTTATTCAGATTCTATAAAAACTATATTTCATCTCAGGATGCCGTTTCATGTACCTTCACTCCTTCCTGTTCGGAATATGCCTTAGAAGCACTTCAAAAGGAAGGATTTATCACAGGTTTTCTCAATGCTTTCGACCGCCTTGAACGTTGCAACGGATTAAACAGAAATTATCCCCTTGACATAAGTACAGGACAATTTTCAGATCCGCTTAGAAATTTTCACTATCAAAGTACAGAAGTAAAATGTTCCAGGTAAAAAAGTCAATCAGTCTCTACTTATTTCCCGTAATGTGCAGACTGCTGACCACAGTAGCTTTACTTCTGCCGGCAATAAACATCATGCACTGTTCTGCCCAAAACCTGTACGACCTTGGACATTCCAAATCATTTGCAGCCCATCTTTTCGGAAACAAAGAATATTCCCTGGCTGCTGAAGAATATGAGCGTGTCCTCCATCTCAATCCGGATGATACCTCCTCCAGGTTAATGCTGATAAAATCGTACGAAAAATCGGGCAATTATCCTGAAGTCCTTGGAAAGGCTGTCCAATTATATCCTGCCGTTCAATCTATGCCCTGTGATTTTGCTTTTGAATATGAAAAAACATTGCTGCTTGCACGCCAATATGCCCAATTCGACAGTCTGATCAACAAGAACAACTGTTTTCAATATGATCAAAAAAACCTTCTGCTGCTTTCCGCCTCTCTTATGGAAAACAGATGGGATAATGCTTTGCAGAGAGCAACCCACCTTAAACCCGAAAAGAATAAACAACTATTAAATCTGCAGACGCTTGCTTTTTCAACCCTTGACCTTAACTCTAAAAGTCCGGCTTTAAGCATGTGCCTGTCAGCCATTATTCCGGGTTCGGGCAAAGTCTATGCCGGATACTGGAAAGACGGACTGGTATCCTTTATTTTTGTAGCAGCGACAGGTTTTCAGGCATACAGAGGTTTCGAGAAACAAGGGGCAAAAAGTTGTTATGGATGGATTTTCGCAGGGTTAAGTACTTCATTTTATTTGGGCAATATCTTTGGCAGCGGCAAGGCTGCCCATCAACACAATATCCTTCAGAAAGAAAAAATTAGAAATGAGGCTGAACGTATTCTTCACAATATGGATTAATGTGATTCTGACTGCAGGAATCAGTGCGCAGAACCTTGAACAGACTGTTTTATATGCCCGCCAGCTTGAACAGGAAGGGCTATACGGACTGGCTGCCAAGACTTGGGAACGGGTAGTCTTTTTTGACTCGGCCCATACCTGTCCTTATGCCTGGCAAGCCTTGGCAAATGCAAATTTTCACGATAAACAGTACGAAAAGGCGGAACAATATTACGATGTGGCATATTCCCTTGCGAAAACAGACAGTTTAAGAAATGAAATCATATTCCGGAAAACAGCTATTGATCTGCTTTTAAAACGCTATAATTATGCCGAAGCAGATTTACAGGCACTTAAAGATATTTCTTCTTCTGACTTTATAAAGCGAAAAGAATTTTATCAGGGAATTCTGTGTTACTTTCAGAAAAAATACCCTGAGTCTGAAAAACATATTCTCGCCTGCATGGATTCCTCCTATAAGCCCCAGATATTGACCATCAAAAAAATTTATGGCGAAATAGGAAAAGAGATGCGTCATAAACATTCAACTGCTGAATATTTGAGCATTTTTCCGGGACTCGGGCAGGTATGCACAGGAGATCCGAAAGATGGCCTGAACTCTTTCCTGCTTACATCGGCCTTTGCAGGTTTATTTGTTTATACTGCCTACGAATACACAGTTTTGGAAGCTGTTATTGAAGTCCTCCCCTGGTTCAGGCGTTATTATGCCGGGGGCATCAAAAATGTATCGAAAAAAATTAAGGAAAAGAAAACTGAAAAAATGGATTGCCTTTATCAGCAACTGATACAAGTAATTGCTTCCACCAAATAAATTCTCCTTATCTTTAAGAAATTTTATAATGATAATTCATTTAACTGCTAACATCATTTTATGTCAGAAAAAATCAATAAAAATACGCTGATTGAACGTAAAAGCGATATGGTTTCCAGCGATATGGATGGCGAAACCGTGATGATGAGTATCGAAAACAATAAATATTACGGATTAAACCCGGTTGGCAGCCGGATCTGGGAATTAATTTCACAGCCCATCAGTTTTGAAAGTTTGATCACTGCCCTGACCAAAGAATTTAAGGTCAATACCGGGGATTGTGAAAAAGATGTTAGTGATTTCCTGCTTAAGCTAAAGGAAAAAGATCTTGTCAATTTTTCTAACCCGGACTATCTCTAAACTTATTTTTTCGATGAGTATGGGAATGGTTATCTGTAAATTCTTAGCCAGCAGCAGAATGGAACGCGGATTATTTTTACAGGCTTGGGGATATTCCGCAATTACGGCTTTTATCATCCGGTTCTTTCCGATGAAAGTATACAGGAAATGGCTGGGAGAAGAACATAAAGAGACACCTGTCCAATCCCTTGCTGAAAATACTGAATTGCCTCAGCTTATTTCCCGCGCCATCAGGCGCTGCAATAAATATGCACCCTGGAAAACGGCCTGCTACGTCCAGGCTTTCACGGCTAAAATAATTCTACGCCATCATCACCTTCCCTCCACCCTGTATTTCGGATTAAGGAAAGACAGAAATGGGCAATTACAGGCACATGCATGGTTACGCTGCGGCACTATTATGGTAACCGGGAATCATGAGATTGAAAACTACACTGTAGTTCAGTTTTTCAGCTAAACTACTTCATCTTGTACTATAATCAATGCTGTTATATCCAACCTTCCCCGAAGCAGAAATACCCTCTACTATAACTCTAAAAGTAGTTGTAGCATCCGAATTATAAAAACTGACTTTGGCCATTCCCTGATCGTCAGTTACCATATTGGGATTCCAGTAAATGGTGGTCCGGAAATCAGTTTTTAAATTATCCTTAACAGAACTATATTTGGGTACATAAAATTCACGGGCATTGTGATAACCCAGCATTTGGAAATCAATGCCACGCTTTACAGCAAATCCGCGCTTGGTATAAATGGCAATTACCCCGTTTGCGCCGCGGCTTCCGTAGATTGAAGCATCCGGCCCTTTGAGGATCTCAATTCTTTCAACATCCAGGGGACTCATCGAAGCAACCATTTGCTTGTCCACAGGGATACCATCAATCAAATACAACGGATCCTGAGGCAGATACAAACTATTGGGGCCCCGAATGACCACATTATCCCCGGTGACATTTACTCCGGGAACCCTTCCCTGCAAATACTGGAAAATATTCGAATAGGAAGCTATCTCGTTGTCTTTTATAATCAGCGTATTACTAGGTTTGGAATATAACCTGGGAATTCCGTCCGTAGGCATTTTATCCTCTTCCCGTATTAGTTTTTCTTTTTTCCTGCGGATTTTACTGTGGCCAATTTTTGACTCGGATACGATATTATTCTTCACTTCGGGCGGATTGGCTTCATCCAGATAAATCAACAGGTTCTTGCGGCCACTTGGCTTCAAGGCTTCAATTCTCACACTCATCGTATCCCGGTAATTCAGGTTTTCAAAATTAAACCGCCCCTTGGCATCAGTGGTTGCTACAAAAAAGTCATTATACTTATTAAGTAAAGTAAGCGTAACCTTGGCACCGGAGTAAGGAATCCTGAAAAAATCCCTGGTGATCTGCCCGCTGACTGAAATCCCCGTTTCTTTGGTGAATTTTATCTTGGGAAATTTATCGGCCAGAATATCTTTCCAGACAAAGCGGCGCCAACCCTGAGTCAATAAAAGATTATCCAGGTCTTCCTGTGTTTTTGCACTTTCATTTTCAAAATAGTATACGGGGTACTCAATTAATCCCTGAAGGTCGGACGACAATAACAGCCCTGTACAGATATTGGCTTTTTGAACATCCGATTTATTCAGATCGGTTACAGACATTGAAAGATTGGACGCAAGAGGGCGCCCTTCGGCATCGGTAACTTTGATGCTCAGCACAACCTTCTCCCGGGGCTGATAAGACGGATGGTCAGGATAAATTTCCACTTTCATCCCATCCTGATGATTGATGAAAAATAAACGTTCACACTGAGGATCGCTCCGGCCATCAAATAAAGTCAATTGAACAATGCCGGTAGGGAACAATTTTTTAAGGATTTTAAAGGATAAGGATTTCTCCTTTAGATTTCCTTTTGTCATAAAATATATCTTATTCCTTACCTGGCCAACCAGTATGATGTCGTTGTAGTATTCGTCATTGGATGAAGGGCGGTTGGTGGTAACCTCCACCTGCACATAATCTTTGAATGAAGCGTCAACGTTCATGACAATACCCCTCGGCCTGGCTACAGGAAGTTCAAATTTTGATTTTACTTTTTCTGGGGTTTCTACTACAGCATAATATTTTTTATCATGTTGAGGAGTAAAAAGCAAAGATCCCATGCCTAAATGCCTGCTTTTGAATTGGGCGACTTCATTCCCTTTTTGATCAACAATTTTACCAGAGACATCAACACCCGATCCTAAACCGTTGATAGCTTTAAAGGCCAGCCTGCTTTGAATCCCCTCCACCAGATAGCCTCCTTCCGGGAAAAACTGAAGATCAAAACTGACTATATTGCCTTTCAATTTCCTGTTTGCTTTACGGTTTTCGCGCAGGTTTTC includes the following:
- a CDS encoding RNA polymerase sigma-70 factor, whose product is MEELKIRKILSRIVTDDDQTAFQELFELFYTRLLSFANSIIKSDSLAEEIVLDVFTHVWQNRSQLNSIARPVSYLYVAVKNTSINYLGRLDEQPKFSLENIDINTAVFDCSPEIEYISTELQENIHKVIETLPPKCKLIFKLIREDGLKYAQVAEILNISINTIDCQIAIALKRIGKALNVDPAVKPRKKK
- the yidD gene encoding membrane protein insertion efficiency factor YidD, with amino-acid sequence MKRFIFLIFLLFPLLNLQAQTAGEVLLLQNVHLSEFPNKVKEIQKVESFNPIAGLFRFYKNYISSQDAVSCTFTPSCSEYALEALQKEGFITGFLNAFDRLERCNGLNRNYPLDISTGQFSDPLRNFHYQSTEVKCSR
- a CDS encoding lasso peptide biosynthesis PqqD family chaperone, whose amino-acid sequence is MSEKINKNTLIERKSDMVSSDMDGETVMMSIENNKYYGLNPVGSRIWELISQPISFESLITALTKEFKVNTGDCEKDVSDFLLKLKEKDLVNFSNPDYL
- a CDS encoding lasso peptide biosynthesis B2 protein, producing MSMGMVICKFLASSRMERGLFLQAWGYSAITAFIIRFFPMKVYRKWLGEEHKETPVQSLAENTELPQLISRAIRRCNKYAPWKTACYVQAFTAKIILRHHHLPSTLYFGLRKDRNGQLQAHAWLRCGTIMVTGNHEIENYTVVQFFS
- a CDS encoding TonB-dependent receptor plug domain-containing protein, which translates into the protein MRVLKVLMIWILPFWLLSIAFYRDLDDKRMVRIRSQLAKFNDEYPQERAYLHSDRNAYYSGEDMWFKAYVVAGEDNLPDRLSKNLYVELVNFNNQVAMTEILHLENGLGYGDFHLSDTLQEGNYQLRAYTSWMRNFGEFFFFSKQIKISNPNTRTFLTRENLRENRKANRKLKGNIVSFDLQFFPEGGYLVEGIQSRLAFKAINGLGSGVDVSGKIVDQKGNEVAQFKSRHLGMGSLLFTPQHDKKYYAVVETPEKVKSKFELPVARPRGIVMNVDASFKDYVQVEVTTNRPSSNDEYYNDIILVGQVRNKIYFMTKGNLKEKSLSFKILKKLFPTGIVQLTLFDGRSDPQCERLFFINHQDGMKVEIYPDHPSYQPREKVVLSIKVTDAEGRPLASNLSMSVTDLNKSDVQKANICTGLLLSSDLQGLIEYPVYYFENESAKTQEDLDNLLLTQGWRRFVWKDILADKFPKIKFTKETGISVSGQITRDFFRIPYSGAKVTLTLLNKYNDFFVATTDAKGRFNFENLNYRDTMSVRIEALKPSGRKNLLIYLDEANPPEVKNNIVSESKIGHSKIRRKKEKLIREEDKMPTDGIPRLYSKPSNTLIIKDNEIASYSNIFQYLQGRVPGVNVTGDNVVIRGPNSLYLPQDPLYLIDGIPVDKQMVASMSPLDVERIEILKGPDASIYGSRGANGVIAIYTKRGFAVKRGIDFQMLGYHNAREFYVPKYSSVKDNLKTDFRTTIYWNPNMVTDDQGMAKVSFYNSDATTTFRVIVEGISASGKVGYNSIDYSTR